From a region of the Arvicanthis niloticus isolate mArvNil1 chromosome 6, mArvNil1.pat.X, whole genome shotgun sequence genome:
- the Psmc5 gene encoding 26S proteasome regulatory subunit 8 isoform X2 has product MELEEGKAGSGLRQYYLSKIEELQLIVNDKSQNLRRLQAQRNELNAKVRLLREELQLLQEQGSYVGEVVRAMDKKKVLVKVHPEGKFVVDVDKNIDINDVTPNCRVALRNDSYTLHKILPNKVDPLVSLMMVEKVPDSTYEMIGGLDKQIKEIKEVIELPVKHPELFEALGIAQPKGVLLYGPPGTGKTLLARAVAHHTDCTFIRVSGSELVQKFIGEGARMVRELFVMAREHAPSIIFMDEIDSIGSSRLEGGSGGDSEVQRTMLELLNQLDGFEATKNIKVIMATNRIDILDSALLRPGRIDRKIEFPPPNEEARLDILKIHSRKMNLTRGINLRKIAELMPGASGAEVKGVCTEAGMYALRERRVHVTQEDFEMAVAKVMQKDSEKNMSIKKLWK; this is encoded by the exons TTGATTGTAAATGATAAAAGCCAGAATCTCCGAAGACTACAGGCACAGAGGAATGAGCTAAATGCAAAAG TTCGCCTGTTGCGGGAGgagctgcagctgctgcaggAACAGGGCTCCTACGTTGGAGAAGTCGTGAGGGCCATGGATAAGAAAAAAGTGTTGGTCAAG GTCCATCCTGAGGGCAAATTTGTTGTTGATGTGGACAAGAACATTGATATCAATGAT GTGACACCCAATTGTCGGGTTGCTCTAAGAAATGACAGCTACACTCTGCATAAGATCCTACCTAATAAGGTGGACCCTTTGGTGTCGCTAATGATGGTAGAAAAGGTGCCAGACTCAACTTACGAGATGATTGGCGGGCTGGACAAGCAGATCAAGGAGATCAAAGAAGTGATCGAGCTGCCTGTGAAGCACCCTGAGCTCTTTGAAGCACTGGGCATTGCACAGCCAAAG GGAGTCCTGCTGTATGGACCCCCAGGCACCGGGAAGACACTGTTGGCCCGTGCTGTGGCTCATCATACAGACTGTACCTTTATTCGTGTCTCTGGCTCTGAACTGGTACAGAAATTCATCGGGGAAG GGGCTAGGATGGTGAGGGAGCTGTTTGTCATGGCCCGAGAACATGCTCCGTCCATCATCTTCATGGACGAGATTGACTCCATCGGCTCTTCACGGCTGGAGGGAGGCTCTGGAGGCGACAGTGAAGTGCAGCGCACAATGCTGGAACTGCTCAACCAGCTGGATGGCTTTGAGGCCACCAAGAATATCAAG GTTATCATGGCTACTAATAGGATTGATATCCTGGACTCTGCCCTGCTTCGTCCTGGGAGGATTGACAGAAAAATTGAATTTCCACCTCCCAATGAGGAG GCCCGGCTGGACATTTTGAAAATTCACTCTCGGAAAATGAACTTGACCAGGGGGATCAACCTGAGAAAAATTGCTGAGCTGATGCCAGGAGCTTCAGGGGCTGAAGTGAAG GGTGTGTGCACAGAAGCTGGCATGTATGCTCTTCGGGAACGGCGTGTCCACGTTACTCAGGAGGACTTTGAGATGGCAGTAGCCAAG gtcATGCAAAAGGATAGTGAGAAAAATATGTCTATCAAGAAGCTATGGAAGTGA
- the Psmc5 gene encoding 26S proteasome regulatory subunit 8 isoform X1, with amino-acid sequence MPAVPAERGKMALDGPEQMELEEGKAGSGLRQYYLSKIEELQLIVNDKSQNLRRLQAQRNELNAKVRLLREELQLLQEQGSYVGEVVRAMDKKKVLVKVHPEGKFVVDVDKNIDINDVTPNCRVALRNDSYTLHKILPNKVDPLVSLMMVEKVPDSTYEMIGGLDKQIKEIKEVIELPVKHPELFEALGIAQPKGVLLYGPPGTGKTLLARAVAHHTDCTFIRVSGSELVQKFIGEGARMVRELFVMAREHAPSIIFMDEIDSIGSSRLEGGSGGDSEVQRTMLELLNQLDGFEATKNIKVIMATNRIDILDSALLRPGRIDRKIEFPPPNEEARLDILKIHSRKMNLTRGINLRKIAELMPGASGAEVKGVCTEAGMYALRERRVHVTQEDFEMAVAKVMQKDSEKNMSIKKLWK; translated from the exons TTGATTGTAAATGATAAAAGCCAGAATCTCCGAAGACTACAGGCACAGAGGAATGAGCTAAATGCAAAAG TTCGCCTGTTGCGGGAGgagctgcagctgctgcaggAACAGGGCTCCTACGTTGGAGAAGTCGTGAGGGCCATGGATAAGAAAAAAGTGTTGGTCAAG GTCCATCCTGAGGGCAAATTTGTTGTTGATGTGGACAAGAACATTGATATCAATGAT GTGACACCCAATTGTCGGGTTGCTCTAAGAAATGACAGCTACACTCTGCATAAGATCCTACCTAATAAGGTGGACCCTTTGGTGTCGCTAATGATGGTAGAAAAGGTGCCAGACTCAACTTACGAGATGATTGGCGGGCTGGACAAGCAGATCAAGGAGATCAAAGAAGTGATCGAGCTGCCTGTGAAGCACCCTGAGCTCTTTGAAGCACTGGGCATTGCACAGCCAAAG GGAGTCCTGCTGTATGGACCCCCAGGCACCGGGAAGACACTGTTGGCCCGTGCTGTGGCTCATCATACAGACTGTACCTTTATTCGTGTCTCTGGCTCTGAACTGGTACAGAAATTCATCGGGGAAG GGGCTAGGATGGTGAGGGAGCTGTTTGTCATGGCCCGAGAACATGCTCCGTCCATCATCTTCATGGACGAGATTGACTCCATCGGCTCTTCACGGCTGGAGGGAGGCTCTGGAGGCGACAGTGAAGTGCAGCGCACAATGCTGGAACTGCTCAACCAGCTGGATGGCTTTGAGGCCACCAAGAATATCAAG GTTATCATGGCTACTAATAGGATTGATATCCTGGACTCTGCCCTGCTTCGTCCTGGGAGGATTGACAGAAAAATTGAATTTCCACCTCCCAATGAGGAG GCCCGGCTGGACATTTTGAAAATTCACTCTCGGAAAATGAACTTGACCAGGGGGATCAACCTGAGAAAAATTGCTGAGCTGATGCCAGGAGCTTCAGGGGCTGAAGTGAAG GGTGTGTGCACAGAAGCTGGCATGTATGCTCTTCGGGAACGGCGTGTCCACGTTACTCAGGAGGACTTTGAGATGGCAGTAGCCAAG gtcATGCAAAAGGATAGTGAGAAAAATATGTCTATCAAGAAGCTATGGAAGTGA